From a single Cotesia glomerata isolate CgM1 linkage group LG6, MPM_Cglom_v2.3, whole genome shotgun sequence genomic region:
- the LOC123267893 gene encoding uncharacterized protein LOC123267893 produces the protein MSIHFGCTNETSFTAVYIFRTDPLSAQVLLATALVQVRPHHGNPITARVLIDQGSELSFMRQSLFKKLGQPLQRDMVMLKGIGNVSAGSSLGVSTIELRSLCTTASMHVSMHILPTLTVDLPSFAIADPKWPHLENFKLADPQYLQPRPVDIILGASPAAQIMNTEIQRGPRNAPIAQSTTLGWIVYGAVTAKHASTSHAALHASVDTELQDAIAKFWEQEEVPSGNSPLNTAEEDECEIHFRQTHYRQPDGRYVVRLPLKALESQLGDSINAAMGSLRRLITRLSREREYSDMYRALMAEYIQLGHMVRVPVNELPANAYFLPHHGVLKLDSATTKLRTVFNGSCATSTAISLNDILHAGPETQIDIFDVMLRIRCSRILFATDITKMFRQIEVDSLDWPLQCILWIDENDLIDAYCLKTVTYGTASAPFDAVRVLIQLVKDEGHRFPLAVAPMLKTRYVDDIYGGADNEEDAIKAAVQTKALCAAGCFPLAKWASNSPRLLAEVAPEKQLDTPLKEISDAPVKVLGMYWNSRTDALQFKYTLPPETPKTKRAILSEIAKLYDPLGLLAPIVIKAKIFMQNLWLDRVSWDEQLSPSLIHKWTGYREDLRNIESIRIPRWNNIAPGATMELHGFSDASQNAMAAAVYLRVTDADGNTKVSLLCSKTQVAPLKTMTIPRLELFAAWLLTQLILHVKEVQSLENVRINLWTDSAVTLAWIKSPAIRWKTFVRNRVGKIQETLRDVSWKFIPGKQNPADCASRGIPTLKLKQHALWWHGPTWLHEPESSWPTLEPPTDNATHREERQGLTLVTWKAENCLLQQLLSHYTQLFPLLRKLSIWHRAIDRFKRVPQSSLAYPLTPSDLERAKLTLINFTQGQYFAREIHTLQDGDGLLKNNSITKLTPFIDHQGVLRVGGRLKNALLDPEERHPAILPRQSPLTSILIDDSHRKTLHGGTQLTLADLRKSVWIIGGRVPLRSFILRCVICTRHRGERAQQLMGQLPTARVQPTRAFLHTGLDYAGPITRKTFQGRGAKKYEGWIAVFVCMFSSAVHLELVTDYTTAAFIAAYRRFTSHRGICHTLYSDCGTNFVGADKELKRLFAAGSRTLRELSTLIAQDGTNWKFNPPGAPHFGGKWEAAVESIKFHLRRTIGDSLLTLEQYSTLLAQIEVILNSRPLTPLNEDPADLAVLTPGHFLIGQSLTATPEPSLTDLQPARLSHWEQVQQMVQHFWKRYYKDCIHRYQAISKWHHRRNQIKVGSVVLITTEDLPPTKWPLAKVIAVHPGEDEQIRVVTVKTVNTELVRPITKLCVLPLTHEEDDLVDAAANPGENVR, from the exons ATGTCCATCCATTTTGGATGCACCAACGAAACCAGCTTCACCGCAGTCTACATCTTCCGCACAG ATCCGCTTTCCGCTCAAGTATTGCTAGCTACCGCCTTAGTCCAGGTACGCCCGCATCATGGTAATCCAATCACCGCCAGAGTGTTGATTGATCAAGGTTCAGAGCTCTCATTTATGAGACAGTCGCTCTTCAAGAAGCTTGGACAACCGCTACAGCGTGACATGGTCATGCTCAAGGGCATTGGCAATGTCTCCGCAGGAAGCTCACTAGGTGTGAGCACAATTGAGCTTCGTTCGCTGTGTACGACCGCATCAATGCATGTCAGCATGCATATTCTACCAACACTGACGGTAGATCTTCCATCGTTCGCGATCGCTGATCCGAAATGGCCGCATCTTGAGAATTTCAAGCTCGCTGACCCGCAGTATCTACAGCCACGCCCTGTAGATATTATTCTAGGTGCATCACCAGCCGCACAGATCATGAACACAGAGATTCAACGAGGACCTCGCAATGCTCCTATTGCACAATCCACCACGCTTGGTTGGATTGTCTATGGGGCTGTCACCGCTAAACACGCTTCAACATCACACGCAGCACTACATGCGTCAGTAGATACTGAATTACAAGACGCTATCGCTAAGTTTTGGGAACAGGAAGAAGTTCCATCAGGAAATTCACCGCTCAACACCGCTGAAGAAGACGAATGTGAAATTCACTTTCGTCAAACGCATTATCGACAGCCTGATGGACGCTACGTAGTGAGATTACCGCTTAAGGCCCTTGAGAGTCAACTTGGCGACTCTATCAACGCAGCTATGGGGTCACTCCGCAGATTAATAACTCGCTTGTCGCGAGAAAGAGAATATTCTGACATGTATCGTGCATTAATGGCGGAATACATTCAACTAGGACACATGGTACGAGTACCAGTCAACGAATTGCCCGCAAACGCTTATTTCTTGCCTCACCATGGGGTATTGAAGCTTGATAGTGCCACTACGAAGCTCCGCACAGTGTTCAATGGTTCCTGTGCAACATCTACAGCAATTTCATTGAACGACATTCTCCACGCAGGACCCGAAAcgcaaattgacatttttgatgtGATGTTGAGAATCCGTTGCAGCAGGATTCTATTCGCTACTGACATCACCAAGATGTTCAGACAGATTGAGGTCGACTCGCTTGATTGGCCGCTTCAGTGCATTCTCTGGATAGATGAGAATGACTTAATAGACGCTTACTGTCTCAAGACAGTCACATACGGAACCGCTAGTGCACCTTTTGACGCAGTACGTGTGCTTATCCAACTAGTAAAGGATGAAGGACACCGCTTTCCGCTAGCTGTTGCTCCAATGTTGAAAACACGCTACGTAGATGACATCTACGGTGGAGCAGACAACGAAGAAGACGCTATCAAGGCTGCAGTACAAACAAAAGCTCTGTGTGCAGCAGGCTGCTTCCCGCTTGCCAAATGGGCTAGCAATAGCCCACGGTTACTTGCTGAAGTCGCTCCAGAAAAGCAGCTGGATACACCGCTTAAAGAAATCAGTGATGCACCAGTAAAAGTCCTGGGCATGTACTGGAATTCACGCACTGACGCTCTCCAGTTCAAGTACACGCTACCGCCAGAGACGCCCAAGACAAAAAGAGCTATTTTGTCTGAAATCGCTAAGCTGTATGATCCGCTAGGACTTCTCGCACCAATAGTCATCAAAGCCAAGATCTTTATGCAAAATCTGTGGCTAGATAGAGTGTCATGGGATGAACAATTGTCACCATCACTCATTCACAAATGGACTGGATACCGCGAGGATCTTCGAAACATCGAATCCATCCGCATTCCACGCTGGAATAATATAGCACCTGGAGCGACTATGGAATTGCACGGGTTCTCAGACGCTTCGCAAAACGCTATGGCTGCCGCTGTTTATTTGAGAGTCACTGACGCTGATGGGAACACAAAGGTCTCACTTCTGTGTTCAAAAACGCAAGTAGCACCGCTGAAGACCATGACAATCCCACGCTTGGAATTATTTGCCGCATGGTTGCTAACACAACTGATACTTCATGTTAAAGAAGTTCAGTCACTTGAAAATGTCAGGATCAATCTCTGGACTGACTCCGCCGTGACTCTCGCATGGATTAAAAGTCCAGCAATCCGCTGGAAGACATTCGTCCGCAATAGAGTGGGAAAAATCCAAGAAACGCTTCGAGATGTCTCCTGGAAATTCATTCCAGGAAAACAAAACCCCGCTGACTGCGCTTCAAGAGGTATACCTACGCTAAAACTGAAACAACACGCTCTCTGGTGGCATGGACCAACTTGGCTTCATGAACCAGAATCCTCTTGGCCCACTCTGGAGCCTCCAACCGACAACGCAACGCATCGAGAAGAACGCCAAGGTCTGACACTAGTAACTTGGAAAGCAGAAAATTGCCTGCTCCAACAATTACTGTCGCATTACACGCAGCTGTTTCCACTGCTACGGAAGCTTAGCATCTGGCATCGTGCCATCGACCGCTTTAAAAGAGTTCCACAATCTTCGCTGGCCTACCCGCTTACTCCATCAGACCTGGAGCGCGCTAAATTGACCTTGATTAATTTCACTCAAGGACAATACTTCGCTAGAGAGATTCACACGCTACAAGATGGTGATGGTCTGCTTAAAAATAACAGCATCACTAAGCTGACTCCGTTTATCGACCATCAGGGGGTCCTGAGAGTCGGTGGCCGCTTGAAAAACGCATTGCTGGACCCAGAAGAGAGGCATCCAGCGATTCTACCGCGACAATCACCGCTTACATCAATATTGATTGATGATTCGCACCGCAAAACGCTTCACGGAGGTACTCAGCTTACGCTCGCTGACTTACGCAAGAGTGTCTGGATCATTGGAGGCCGTGTTCCATTaagatcatttattttacgctGCGTTATCTGCACGAGACACCGTGGAGAACGCGCTCAACAGTTGATGGGTCAACTACCCACCGCACGAGTACAGCCAACTCGAGCCTTCTTGCATACAGGACTCGACTACGCTGGACCTATCACGCGGAAAACGTTTCAAGGACGTGGAGCAAAAAAATACGAAGGCTGGATTGCAGTCTTTGTATGCATGTTCAGTTCAGCTGTACATTTAGAGCTAGTAACTGACTACACCACTGCCGCTTTCATCGCCGCTTATCGCCGCTTCACTAGTCACCGAGGTATCTGCCACACGCTATATTCAGACTGTGGAACCAATTTTGTAGGAGCAGATAAAGAGCTGAAACGACTATTCGCTGCAGGATCCCGCACATTACGAGAATTATCAACCTTGATCGCTCAAGATGGCACGAACTGGAAATTCAATCCGCCTGGAGCTCCACATTTTGGAGGAAAATGGGAAGCCGCTGTGGAATCTATCAAATTTCACCTTCGAAGAACAATCGGAGACTCGCTGTTGACGCTTGAGCAATATTCAACGCTACTGGCTCAAATTGAAGTCATATTGAATTCCAGACCGCTCACACCGCTGAATGAAGATCCTGCTGACCTGGCTGTACTGACTCCAGGTCACTTCTTAATCGGACAGTCACTGACCGCTACCCCAGAGCCATCGCTGACAGATTTACAACCTGCTCGGCTCTCGCACTGGGAACAAGTCCAACAAATGGTTCAACATTTCTGGAAACGCTACTACAAGGACTGCATCCACCGCTACCAGGCCATTTCAAAGTGGCATCATCGACGCAACCAGATCAAGGTGGGTTCAGTTGTACTGATCACCACTGAGGATCTCCCGCCAACCAAGTGGCCATTAGCCAAAGTAATTGCTGTCCATCCAGGTGAAGATGAACAAATCCGCGTAGTAACTGTTAAGACAGTTAACACAGAGCTGGTACGTCCAATTACAAAGCTCTGTGTCCTGCCACTAACGCATGAAGAAGATGATCTTGTCGACGCAGCCGCCAACCCGGGAGAGaatgttcggtga